The genomic window gttacagccctgagcctagcccctccacatctctttctGCTGTTACAGCCCTGAGCCTAGCCCTCCACATCTCTTTTCTACTGTTACAGCCCTGAGCCTAGCCCTCCACATCTCTTTCTGCTGTTACAGCCCTGAGCCTAGCCCTCCACATCTCTTTCTGCTGTTACAGCCCTGAGCCtagcccctccacatctctttctactgttacagccctgagcctagcccctccacatctcttcTACTGTTACAGCCCTGAGCCTAGCCCTCCACATGTCTTTCTGCTGTTACAGCCCTGAGCCtagcccctccacatctctttctGCTGTTACAGCCCTGAGCCTAGCCCCCTCCACATTTCTTTCTGCTGTTACAGCCCTGATCCAGCCCCCTCCACATTTCTTTCTACTGTTACAGCCCTGAGCCTAGCCCCTCCACATTTCTTTCTACTGTTACAGCCCTGAGCCTAGCCCTCCACATCTATTTCTGCTGTTACAGCCCTGAGCCTAGCCCCTCCACATTTCTTTCTACTGTTACAGCCCTGAGCCTAGCCCCTCCACATTTCTTTCTACTGTTACGGCCCTGAGCCTAGCCCTCCACATCTCTTTCTGCTGTTACAGCCCTGAGCCTAGCCCTCCACATTTCTTTCTGCTGTTACAGCCCTGAGCCTAGCCCTCCACATCTATTTCTGCTGTTACAGCCCTGAGCCtagcccctccacatctctttctgctgttacagccctgagcctagccccctccacatctctttctGCTGTTACAGCCCTGAGCCTAGCCCTCCACATCTATTTCTGCTGTTACAGCCCTGAGCCTAGCTCCATTCTTCTGTGAGGAGAACACAGAGGTTTGCAACAAATAACTAGATAGGCATTAACCCCTCTCCAGCCTTTGGCAGTCCTTAGTAGGCAGACAGCCCAGATAGTGAGGATGAACCTCTGTTTTTCCAGCCTTTAGGTCCATTCTCGCCTGAGGACTGCTATGTGTGTAACTACATGATCAAAGTGATGTGAATATCTTTATGAATATGCAAAGCAAAGCTTAATGTCCCTAAAGGGATCCTCAAGAAGTCTTTGGTGTTGTGCTGATGACTCATCTGTTGTGCTCTGTTCATCGCTGTTGCTAGCTCCCAATTGGCAACCTATTTATTTTATAGTGCAGTAATTCTGACCAGAGAACATAGGGGTCCAGAGTccatcttttatttatttatgtttataatatgtaatctttatttaactaggcaagtcaataaagaacaaattcttatttacaatggcgacATACCCCGCCAAACCCGGAGGACACTGGGCCAATGGTGCACTGCtctttgggactcccaatcacagccttgATGTGGGGCAGGATGGATTCGAAAAGGTACTGCAGTGACACTGATTGCACAGATGCAATGCCTCAGCAATGCCTCGCACCACTCAGAGACAATCTGAAGgcaatagggtcccatttgggatgcaacctctttctgtcttttctaAAGCCCTTAAACAAAGTGGTCATTCGTCGCTTGACTAGACTGTGTCTCATTGGGCAGAGCAGCAAATTCTAATCAGCATCTCAAATGGATCCATTATGCTATACTTGACTGTCTggactgcagtagtagtagtagtagtagtagtagtagtattcctagtagtagtattagtcctagtagtagtagtagtagtagtagtattagtcctagtagtagtagtagtagtagtcctagtagtagtagtagtagtagtagtactagtagtagtagtagtagtcctAGTAGTATTCTAATCAGCATCTCAAATTGATCCATTAGGCTATACTTGACTGTCTggactgcagtagtagtagtaggtagtagtagtagatggtagtagtagtagtagtagtagtagtagtagtagtagtaatggtagtcctagcagtagtagtagtagtagtagtattagtagcagtagcagcagtagtagtagcagtagtagtagtagcagttgtaatagtagtaatagtagtagtagcagtagcagtagtagcagcagtagtagtagtggtgtagtatcATACTGATATTTAGGCTATATTTGTACTGTCtagactgtagtagcagtagtagtagtctgATATATAAATGGTGTGTGTATTCATCAGGGCAGGCTAACTCTTTTGTCTCTGAGGCCTACTGTTTCCTGGGCCAGAAGTGACAGATTGAGCTCAGAAATGCCTGGAGGCCACAATAGCAGGACCTATAGCAGTGTGCAGCGCACATCTTCAGTAGTATGCACTATTGTTGCCTCAGACACAGAGATAACATCCCCATACCCAGAGATAGCAGCCCCAGACCCAGATATAACAGCCCCAGACCAAGAGATATCAGACCCAGAGATAACAGCCCCAGTCCCAGATATAAAATCCCCAGACCAAGAGATAGCAGCCCCAGACCCAGAGATAACATCCCCAGACCAAGAGATATCAGCCCCAGAGATAACAGCCCCAGACCAAAATATATCAGAACCAGAGATAACATCCCCAGACCCAAATATAACAGCCACAGAGATAACAGCCCCAGACCCAGAGATAGCAGCCCCAGCCCCAGAGATAACAGCCCCAGACTAAGAGATATCAGCCCCAGAGATAACAGCCCCAGACCCAGAGATAATAGCCCCAGACCAAGAGATATCAGCCCCAGAGATAACAGCCCCTGACCAAAATATATCAGAACCAGAGATAACATCCCCAGAACCAGAGATAGCAGCCACAGACCCAGAGATAACAGCCCCAGACCCAGAGATAACAGCCCCAGACCCAGAGATAGCCACCCCAGACCCAGAGATAACAGCCCCATACCCAGAGATAGCCACCCCAGACCCAGAGATAACAGCCCCAGACCAAAAGATAACATCCCCAAACCAAGAGATATCAGACCAAGAGATAACAGCCCCAGACCCAGAGATAGCTGCCCAGACCCAGAGATCACAGCCCAGACCAAAAGATAACGTCCCCAAACCAAGTGATATCAGACCTAGAGATAGCAGCCCCAGACCCAGAGATAACAGCCCCAGACCCAGAGATAACAGCCCCAGGCCAAGAGATATCAGCCACAGAGATAACAGCCACAGACCAAAATATATCAGAACCAGAGATAACATCCCCAGACCCAGAGATAGCAATAGCAGCCCCAGACCCAGAGATAACAGCCCCAGACCAAGAGATATCAGCCCCAGACCAAGAGATATCAGCCCCAGAGATATCTGCCCCAGAACCAGAGACAACAGCCCCAGACACTGAGATAACAGCCCCAGACCCAGAGATAGCAGCCCCAGACCAAGAGATATCAGCCCCAGACACAGAGATAACGGCCTCAGACCCAGATATTGCAAACCCAGACCAAGAGATAGCAGCCCCAGACCCAGAGATAGCAGGCCTAGACCCAGTGATAGCAGCCTCAGAGCAGAatgctgtgtgtgtctgcggTAACCTTCACCGCACAGTATTCTTCTGTTCCAACATGAATTGTTATGGAGCCGTGGCATCAGTAGAAGTATCCCCAGCTCTCCTATATCAGTAACCCCAAGTTAACATCTATATTCTCCCaaagcaatatctactgtctccccAGCCCTCCTATAGAGTCTCCCAagctaacatctactgtctccccAGCCCTCCTATAGCAGTATCCCCAAGCTAACATCAACAGTCTCCCAGCCCTCCTATAGGAGTATCCCCAAGCTAACATCTACAGTCTCCCAGCCCTCCTACAACAGTATTCCCAAGCTAACCTCAACAGTATCCCCAGCCCTCCTATAGCAGTATTCCCaagctaacctctacagtatcccctgcCCTCCTAAAACAGTATTccctatctaacctctacagtatcccctgcTCTCCTACAACAGTATTCCCTATCTAATCTCTACAGTATCCCCTGCTCTCCCATAGCAGTATCCCCaagctaacctctacagtatccccagCCTCCTACAACAGTATTCCCaagctaacctctacagtatcccctgcTCTTCTATAGCAGTATTCCCaagctaacctctacagtatcccctgcTCTCCTACAACAGTATTCCCaagctaacctctacagtatccccagCCCTCCTACAACAGTATTCCCAAGCTAACCTCTACAGTCTCCCAGCTCTCCTATAGCAGTATTCCCaagctaacctctacagtatcccctgcTCTTCTATAGCAGTATCCCCaagctaacctctacagtatccccagCCCTCCTACAACAGTATTCCCAAGTTTTTTAACCTCTACAGTCTCCCCAGCTCTCCTATAGCAGTATTCCCaagctaacctctacagtatcccctgcTCTTCTATAGCAGTATTCCCaagctaacctctacagtatcccctgcTCTCCTACAACAGTATTCCCaagctaacctctacagtatcccctgcCCTCCTACAACAGTATTCCCaagctaacctctacagtatcccctgcTCTCCTATTGCAGTATTCCCaagctaacctctacagtatcccctgcTCTCCTACAACAGTATCCCCaagctaacctctacagtatcccctgccctcctatagcagtattcccaagctaacctctacagtatccccagCCTCCTATAGCAGTATCCCCAAGCTAACCTCTACAGTGTCCCCAGCCCTCCTATAGCAGTATTCCCaagctaacctctacagtatcccctgccctcctatagcagtattcccaagctaacctctacagtatcccctgccctcctatagcagtattcccaagctaacctctacagtatccccagccctcctatagcagtattcccaagctaacctctacagtctccccttctctccgATAGCAGTATCCCCaagctaacctctacagtatcccctgcTCTCCTATAGCAGTATTCCCAAGCTAACCTCTACAGTCTCCCCTGCCCTCCTATAGCAGTATCCCaagctaacctctacagtatcccctgcTCTCCTATAGCAGTATCCCCAAGCTAACCTCTACAATATCCCCTGCTCTCCTATAGCAGTATTCCCAAGCTAACCTCTACAGTCTCCCCTGCTCTCCTATAGCAGTATCCCCaagctaacctctacagtatcccctgcTCTCCTATAGCAGTATCCCCaagctaacctctacagtatcccctgcTCTCCTATAGCAGTATTCCCaagctaacctctacagtatcccctgcTCTCCTACAACAGTATCCCCaagctaacctctacagtatcccctgcCTCCTATAGCAGTATTCCCAAGCTAACCTCTACAGTCTCCCCAGCCCTCCTATAGCAGTATTCCCAAGCTAACCTCTACAGTCTCCCAGCCTCCTATATAGCAGTATCCCCaagctaacctctacagtatcccctgcTCTCCTACAACAGTATCCCCaagctaacctctacagtatcccctgcTCTCCTACAACAGTATCCCCaagctaacctctacagtatcccctgcCCTCCTATAGCAGTATTCCCAAGCTAACATCTACAGTATCCCCAGCCCTCCTATAGCAGTATTCCCaagctaacctctacagtatcccctgccctcctatagcagtattcccaagctaacctctacagtatcccctgccctcctatagcagtattcccaagctaacctctacagtatcccctgccctcctatagcagtattcccaagctaacctctacagtatccccagCCCTCCTATAGCAGTATTCCCAAACTAACATCTACAGTATCCCCAGCCCTCCTATAGCAGTATTCCCaagctaacctctacagtatcccctgccctcctatagcagtattcccaagctaacctctacagtatcccctgccctcctatagcagtattcccaagctaacctctacagtatcccctatctaacctctacagtattccctatctaacctctacagtatcccctatctaacctctacagtatcccctatctaacctctacagtattccctatctaacctctacagtatccccagccctcctatagcagtattccctatctaacctctacagtatcccctatctaacctctacagtatcccctagctaacctctacagtatcccctatctaacctctacagtatcccctatctaacctctacagtatcccctatctaacctctacagtatcccctatctaacctctacagtatcccctatctaacctctacagtatcccctagctaacctctacagtatcccctagctaacctctacagtatcccctagctaacctctacagtatcccctatctaacctctccagtatcccctatctaacctctacagtatccccagccctcctatagcagtattccctagctaacctctacagtattCCCTATCTAATCTCTACAGTATCCCCAGCCCTCCTATAGCAGTATCccctatctaacctctacagtattccctatctaacctctacagtatcccctaccctcctatagcagtattccctatctaacctctacagtatccccagccctcctatagcagtatcccctatctaacctctacagtattccctataataataatataataatatacgcCATTTagcctctacagtatcccctatctaacctctacagtatcccctatctaacctctacagtattccctatctaacctctacagtatcccctatctaacctctacagtatccctatctaacctctacagtattccctatctaacctctacagtatccccagCCCTCCAATAGCAGTATTccctatctaacctctacagtatgccctatctaacctctacagtatgCCCTAtttaacctctacagtatccctatctaacctctacagtatcccctatctaacctctacagtatcccctatctaacctctacagtatcccctatctaacctctacagtatcccctatctaacctctacagtatcccctatctaacctctacagtatccctatctaacctctacagtatcccctatctaacctctacagtatcccctatctaacctctacagtatccctagctaacctctacagtatccccagccctctacagtatcccctagctaacctctacagtatcccctatcTAACCTCTCCAGTATTccctatctaacctctacagtatccccagccctcctatagcagtattccctagctaacctctacagtattccctatctaacctctacagtatcccctgccctcctatagcagtatcccctatctaacctctacagtatcccctatctaacctctacagtatcccctagctaacctctacagtatcccctatctaacctctacagtatcccctatctaacctctacagtatcccctatctaacctctacagtatcccctatctgacctctacagtatccctatctaacctctacagtatcccctagctaacctctacagtatcccctagctaacctctacagtatcccctatctaacctctccagtatcccctatctaacctctacagtatccccagccctcctatagcagtattccctatctaacctctacagtatcccctatctaacctctacagtatcccctatctaacctctacagtatcccctagctaacctctacagtatcccctagctaacctctacagtatcccctatctaacctctacagtatcccctagctaacctctacagtatcccctatctaacctctacagtatcccctatctaacctctacagtatcccctatctaacctctacagtatcccctatctaacctctacagtatcccctatctaacctctacagtatcccctatctaacctctacagtatcccctagctaacctctacagtatcccctagctaacctctacagtatcccctagctaacctctacagtatcccctatctaacctctacagtatcccctatctaacctctacagtatcccctagctaacctctacagtatcccctatctaacctctacagtatcccctatctaacctctacagtatcccctatctaacctctacagtatcccctatctaacctctacagtatcccctgcTCTCCTATAGCAGTATCCCCTGCTCTCCTATAGCAGTATCCCCTGCTCTCCTATAGCAGTATCCCCTGCTCTCCTATAGCAGTATCCCCTGCTCTCCCAGCCTgctttgctctctctcaggttttGTATTGTTATTTAACCCTTTTTTTCCCCGGTAAGCTGAACACGTTCcaaccccatccccagccccaaccctcctagcagttctcatttgcagcaacgacctggggaatagttacaggggagaggaggggatgaatgagccaattggaagatggggattattaggtgaccatgatggtatgaggcgCCAGATTGGGAAATGATCGAGGACACCGGGGTTAATAACCCTACTCTTACggtaagtgccatgggatctttagtgaccacagagagtcattAACATCCCATGCAAACGACAAcatcctacacagggcagtgtccccaatcactgaccagggcattgggatatttttatAGACCAGAGGAAAAGATGCCTCCTACAACACCGCTTCCAGAAGCATCTGgactcccatccagggactgaccaggaccaaccctgcgtagcttcagaagcaagccagcagtgggatgcagtgtGGTATGCTGCTGATCTCTGGGACCCAGCCCTCCTGGCAGtaccccagccccaaccccagccccaaccctccTAGCAGTTCCCCAACCTCATCCCCAGCCCCAACTCTCCTAGCAGTtccccagccccaaccctccTAGCAGTTCCcaaccccatccccagccccaaccctccTAGCAGTTCCTCAGCCCCAACCCTCCTAGCAGTTCCCAACCCCATCCCCAGCCACAATCCTCCTAGCAGTtccccagccccaaccctccTAGCAGTTCCCAACCCCATCCCCAGCCACAACCCTTGTAGCggttccccaaccccagccccagccccagccccaaccctcCTAGAAGTTCCCcgaccccaaccccagccctccTAGCAGTTCCCCAGCCCCAACCCTTGTCGCAGTTCCCCAACCCCTCAtccccagccccaaccctccTAGCAGTTCCCCacccccaaccccagccccaagGCTCCTAGCAGTTCCCCTGCCCCAACACTCCTAGCAGTTCCCCAACCCAATTCCCAGCCCCAACCCTCCTAGATGTTCCgcaccccaaccccagccccaaccctccTAGCAGTTCCcgaccccaaccccagccctccTAGCAGTTCCCCAGCCCCAACCCTTGTAGCAGTTCCCCAGCCACAACCCTCCCAGCA from Oncorhynchus keta strain PuntledgeMale-10-30-2019 unplaced genomic scaffold, Oket_V2 Un_contig_2176_pilon_pilon, whole genome shotgun sequence includes these protein-coding regions:
- the LOC127921205 gene encoding uncharacterized protein LOC127921205; the protein is PEIAATDPEITAPDPEITAPDPEIATPDPEITAPYPEIATPDPEITAPDQKITSPNQEISDQEITAPDPEIAAQTQRSQPRPKDNVPKPSDIRPRDSSPRPRDNSPRPRDNSPRPRDISHRDNSHRPKYIRTRDNIPRPRDSNSSPRPRDNSPRPRDISPRPRDISPRDICPRTRDNSPRH